One genomic region from Listeria monocytogenes encodes:
- the ispG gene encoding flavodoxin-dependent (E)-4-hydroxy-3-methylbut-2-enyl-diphosphate synthase — translation MNERIFRENTRPVQVGNLTIGGSEELTIQSMTTTKTHDVEATVAEIHRLEEAGCQIVRVACPDERAANALSAIKKKIHIPLVADIHFDYRLALKAIDAGVDKIRINPGNIGRRDRVEKVVNSAKAKNIPIRIGVNAGSLEKKIIQKYGYPTADGMVESALAHIKILEDLDFYDIIVSLKASDVNLAIEAYDKASRAFNYPLHLGITESGTQFAGGIKSAAGLGAILSLGIGNTLRVSLSADPVEEIKVAREVLKSFGFSSNAAMLISCPTCGRIEIDLIRIANEVENYIAKIEVPIKVAVLGCAVNGPGEAREADIGIAGSNGEGLLFRHGKIIRKVPEAIMIDELKKEIDILAEEFFVKKIDLESLR, via the coding sequence TTGAATGAAAGAATATTTCGCGAAAACACTCGCCCAGTCCAAGTGGGTAATTTAACTATTGGTGGCAGTGAGGAATTAACTATCCAAAGCATGACTACTACAAAGACACATGATGTCGAAGCAACAGTAGCAGAAATTCACCGATTAGAAGAAGCTGGTTGTCAGATTGTGCGAGTTGCTTGTCCTGATGAACGTGCAGCGAATGCTCTTAGTGCCATCAAGAAAAAGATTCATATTCCGCTTGTGGCAGATATTCATTTTGATTACCGACTAGCACTTAAAGCTATTGATGCAGGTGTTGACAAAATTCGGATTAATCCTGGTAACATTGGTCGCCGTGATCGGGTGGAAAAAGTGGTTAATTCTGCTAAAGCAAAAAATATTCCAATCCGTATTGGGGTTAATGCTGGTAGTTTAGAAAAGAAAATTATTCAAAAATATGGTTACCCTACTGCTGACGGAATGGTAGAAAGTGCACTTGCCCATATTAAAATTCTCGAAGATTTAGATTTTTATGATATCATTGTTTCTTTGAAGGCTTCTGATGTGAATTTAGCAATTGAAGCTTATGATAAAGCTAGTCGCGCATTTAATTATCCTCTGCATCTCGGAATTACAGAATCTGGTACACAATTTGCTGGAGGAATAAAAAGTGCTGCTGGTTTAGGAGCGATACTCAGTTTGGGCATTGGAAATACATTACGAGTATCTTTGAGTGCTGATCCTGTGGAAGAAATAAAAGTGGCCCGGGAAGTTTTAAAATCATTTGGTTTTTCCTCGAATGCCGCAATGCTTATCTCCTGCCCTACTTGCGGTCGAATAGAGATTGATTTAATTCGTATCGCTAATGAAGTGGAAAATTACATAGCAAAGATTGAAGTTCCGATTAAAGTAGCCGTGCTTGGCTGTGCGGTCAACGGCCCTGGAGAAGCTCGCGAAGCCGATATCGGAATTGCTGGTTCAAACGGAGAAGGCCTTCTTTTTAGACATGGTAAAATTATTCGAAAAGTACCGGAAGCTATTATGATAGACGAACTTAAGAAAGAAATTGATATTTTGGCAGAAGAATTTTTTGTGAAGAAAATAGATTTGGAAAGCCTTAGATAA
- a CDS encoding AzlC family ABC transporter permease has translation MEKENELSFYDGVKACLPTVLGYAGIGIAAGVVGKASHLSLLEVTLLAIIVYAGAAQFIISGLLLLQSPISAIIFTTFLINSRHFLMSMAEAPHFKKYSLWNNIGIGSLLTDETFGVSMNHIGNKKTVSAKWMHGINITAYLAWIVACIVGAFIGNWLPNPEQFGLDFALSAMFIGLLYLQVVSDKSKKMSTSLLVMVLVAVFLILFMRVMTPELAILTATLLGCLMGVILERWR, from the coding sequence TTGGAAAAAGAAAATGAGCTCAGTTTTTATGATGGTGTTAAAGCCTGTCTCCCTACCGTCCTTGGTTATGCTGGGATTGGTATTGCTGCAGGAGTAGTAGGAAAAGCATCCCATTTAAGCCTTTTAGAAGTGACATTACTTGCGATTATCGTTTACGCAGGTGCGGCGCAATTTATTATTTCTGGTTTGTTATTACTACAGAGTCCGATATCAGCAATCATTTTTACTACTTTTTTAATTAATTCAAGGCATTTTTTAATGAGTATGGCGGAAGCTCCTCATTTTAAGAAGTATTCATTGTGGAATAATATTGGGATTGGTTCTCTTCTCACAGACGAAACGTTTGGTGTATCGATGAATCATATTGGCAATAAAAAAACTGTTAGTGCTAAATGGATGCACGGAATAAATATAACTGCCTATCTGGCATGGATTGTCGCCTGTATTGTTGGTGCATTTATTGGTAATTGGCTGCCAAATCCAGAACAATTTGGTTTAGATTTTGCTTTGTCTGCTATGTTTATCGGCTTACTTTATTTACAAGTAGTTAGCGACAAAAGTAAAAAAATGAGTACAAGTTTGTTAGTGATGGTACTTGTTGCAGTGTTTTTGATTCTGTTTATGCGAGTTATGACACCTGAACTAGCTATTTTAACCGCGACGTTACTTGGATGTTTGATGGGAGTGATTTTAGAGAGATGGCGTTAA
- a CDS encoding AzlD domain-containing protein, which produces MALSSYTLFVIIGCGLVTFIPRVLPFIFVRKLQLPDVVIRYLSYVPLCILTALFVQSLLITRENSFPGINIENLLASLPTIITAILTKNLMWIVVVGIISMALIRLFA; this is translated from the coding sequence ATGGCGTTAAGTTCTTATACTTTATTTGTTATTATTGGTTGCGGTCTTGTAACTTTTATACCGCGTGTCTTGCCGTTTATATTTGTTCGTAAATTACAGCTTCCAGATGTAGTGATTCGCTATTTATCGTATGTCCCCCTTTGCATTCTTACAGCGCTATTCGTTCAAAGTTTATTGATCACAAGGGAAAATAGTTTTCCGGGAATTAATATCGAAAATCTACTCGCTTCATTGCCTACCATTATTACAGCCATCTTAACAAAAAATCTAATGTGGATTGTCGTAGTTGGTATTATTTCCATGGCCCTAATACGTTTATTTGCATAG